One genomic region from Streptomyces sp. NBC_00457 encodes:
- a CDS encoding cation diffusion facilitator family transporter, protein MGAGHDHGHAHGAAAGGTATAAYRGRLRVALSITLGVMVVEIIGGIVADSLALVADAAHMATDALGLGMALLAIHFSSRPATGNRTFGYARAEILAALANCLLLLGVGGYVLYEAIQRFITPADTEGGLTIVFGLIGLVANLVSLTLLMRGQKESLNVRGAFLEVAADALGSVAVLISAAVILTTGWQAADPIASLVIGLMIVPRTMKLLRETLDVLLESAPKDVDMAEVRAHILALDGVEDVHDLHAWTITSGMPVLSVHVVVRSDVLNAIGHEKMLHELQGCLGDHFDVEHCTFQLEPHGHAEHEARLCH, encoded by the coding sequence ATGGGGGCTGGGCACGATCACGGGCATGCGCACGGCGCAGCCGCCGGCGGTACGGCGACCGCCGCGTACCGCGGCCGACTGCGCGTCGCGCTGTCCATCACGCTCGGCGTCATGGTGGTCGAGATCATCGGCGGCATCGTCGCCGATTCGCTCGCCCTGGTCGCCGACGCGGCGCACATGGCGACGGACGCGCTGGGCCTCGGCATGGCCCTCCTCGCGATCCACTTCTCGAGCCGCCCGGCCACCGGCAACCGCACCTTCGGATACGCCCGCGCCGAGATCCTCGCCGCCCTCGCCAACTGTCTGCTGCTGCTCGGGGTCGGCGGCTACGTCCTGTACGAAGCGATCCAGCGGTTCATCACGCCCGCCGACACCGAGGGCGGGCTGACGATCGTGTTCGGCTTGATCGGTCTGGTCGCGAACCTGGTGTCGCTGACACTGCTCATGCGCGGTCAGAAGGAGAGCCTGAACGTGCGGGGGGCGTTCCTGGAGGTGGCCGCGGACGCGCTGGGCTCGGTCGCGGTGCTGATCTCCGCGGCCGTGATCCTCACCACGGGCTGGCAGGCCGCCGACCCGATCGCCTCGCTGGTCATCGGCCTGATGATCGTGCCCCGGACCATGAAGCTGCTGCGCGAGACCCTCGACGTCCTGCTGGAGTCGGCCCCGAAGGACGTCGACATGGCGGAGGTACGGGCACACATACTGGCCCTCGACGGCGTCGAGGACGTCCACGACCTGCACGCCTGGACGATCACCTCCGGCATGCCCGTCCTGTCCGTGCACGTCGTCGTGCGCTCCGACGTACTGAACGCGATCGGCCACGAGAAGATGCTGCACGAGCTCCAGGGCTGCCTCGGCGACCACTTCGACGTCGAGCACTGCACCTTCCAGCTTGAGCCGCACGGTCACGCGGAGCACGAGGCACGGCTCTGCCACTGA
- the idi gene encoding isopentenyl-diphosphate Delta-isomerase — MPITPATATHSSSNGTADAILLELVDEKGVTIGTAEKLAAHQPPGQLHRAFSVFLFDDHGRLLLQQRALGKYHSPGVWSNTCCGHPYPGEAPFAAAARRTYEELGASPSLLAEAGTVRYNHPDPASGLVEQEYNHLFVGMMQAPLRPDPEEVGATAFVTPAELAERHAKDVFSSWFMTVLDAARPAVRELTGPSAGW, encoded by the coding sequence ATGCCGATCACACCTGCCACCGCGACGCACAGCTCGTCGAACGGCACCGCGGACGCGATCTTGCTGGAACTGGTCGACGAGAAGGGCGTGACGATCGGCACCGCGGAGAAGCTCGCCGCCCATCAGCCGCCGGGGCAGCTGCACCGCGCCTTCTCCGTGTTCCTCTTCGACGACCACGGCCGGCTGCTGCTCCAGCAGCGGGCACTGGGCAAGTACCACTCCCCCGGCGTGTGGTCCAACACCTGCTGCGGCCACCCCTACCCGGGCGAGGCCCCCTTCGCGGCGGCGGCCCGGCGGACGTACGAGGAGCTGGGCGCCTCGCCCTCGCTGCTCGCCGAGGCGGGCACGGTCCGCTACAACCACCCGGACCCGGCCTCGGGCCTGGTGGAGCAGGAGTACAACCACCTCTTCGTCGGCATGATGCAGGCACCGCTGCGGCCCGACCCGGAGGAGGTCGGCGCGACGGCCTTCGTGACCCCCGCCGAGCTGGCGGAGCGGCACGCGAAGGACGTGTTCTCCTCCTGGTTCATGACCGTGCTGGACGCGGCCCGTCCCGCGGTCAGAGAGCTGACGGGCCCGTCGGCCGGCTGGTGA
- a CDS encoding ATP-binding protein, with protein MVTIERKGGDRTMDDHGPDPLPYEGVWRFTAPAVDVSVPQARHAVRDLLFRQGVPVSDDLVQGLLLIVSELVTNAVRHAALLSPMLAVEVAVGAEWVRVSVEDSHPYRPTALEADHGQTGGRGLLLVREIAREAGGVCDVEHTASGGKVIWAALPLTPARVL; from the coding sequence GTGGTGACAATCGAGCGCAAGGGTGGCGACCGGACCATGGATGACCACGGGCCCGATCCGCTGCCGTACGAGGGGGTCTGGCGGTTCACCGCTCCGGCTGTCGACGTGTCGGTCCCGCAGGCCCGGCACGCCGTGCGTGACCTGCTCTTCCGTCAGGGGGTGCCGGTCTCGGACGACCTGGTCCAGGGCCTGCTGCTGATCGTCTCGGAGCTGGTCACGAACGCCGTGCGGCATGCGGCGCTGCTGTCGCCGATGCTCGCGGTGGAGGTCGCCGTGGGCGCCGAGTGGGTGCGGGTGTCGGTGGAGGACAGCCACCCCTACCGCCCCACCGCCCTGGAGGCCGACCACGGCCAGACGGGCGGCCGGGGGCTGCTGCTGGTGCGCGAGATCGCCCGGGAGGCGGGCGGGGTGTGCGACGTCGAGCACACCGCGAGCGGCGGCAAGGTGATCTGGGCCGCCCTGCCGCTCACCCCCGCGCGCGTGCTGTAA
- a CDS encoding enoyl-CoA hydratase/isomerase family protein: MEPQLLHGVTDSVATVVIRHPAKRNAMTADMWRSLPPLLDRLAADPDVRALVLTGEGGTFCAGADISTLRESPDEAQGLAVDAEEALAAFPKPTLAAVRGHCVGGGSQLAAACDLRFAEEGALFGVTPAKLGIVYPASSTRRLVSLVGPATAKYLLFSGELIDAERALRTGLVDEVLPEGELDKRVTEFARILVSRSQLTQAAAKEFANGRTDRDTHWAEQARGSGDTAEGVAAFLERRPPRFTWTTSG, encoded by the coding sequence ATGGAGCCGCAGCTGTTGCACGGTGTCACCGACTCGGTGGCCACCGTCGTCATCCGTCACCCGGCCAAGCGCAACGCCATGACCGCCGACATGTGGCGGTCGCTGCCACCGCTGCTCGACCGGCTGGCCGCCGACCCGGACGTACGGGCCCTGGTGCTGACCGGTGAGGGCGGGACGTTCTGTGCCGGGGCCGACATCTCCACGCTCCGGGAGTCGCCGGACGAGGCGCAGGGGCTCGCGGTGGATGCGGAGGAGGCCCTTGCCGCGTTTCCGAAGCCGACGCTGGCGGCCGTTCGCGGGCACTGTGTGGGCGGTGGCTCGCAGCTGGCGGCGGCCTGTGATCTGCGGTTCGCCGAGGAGGGCGCACTGTTCGGGGTGACGCCGGCGAAGCTGGGGATCGTGTATCCGGCGTCCTCCACGCGGCGGTTGGTGTCGCTGGTGGGTCCGGCGACGGCCAAGTACCTGCTGTTCTCGGGCGAGTTGATCGACGCGGAGCGGGCGCTGCGCACCGGCCTGGTCGACGAGGTGCTGCCCGAGGGCGAACTCGACAAGCGGGTCACGGAGTTCGCCCGGATCCTGGTCTCCCGCTCCCAGCTGACGCAGGCCGCCGCGAAGGAGTTCGCGAACGGCCGCACCGACCGGGACACCCACTGGGCCGAGCAGGCGCGCGGCAGCGGAGACACCGCCGAGGGCGTCGCCGCGTTCCTGGAGCGCAGGCCGCCGCGCTTCACCTGGACTACGTCAGGATGA
- a CDS encoding DJ-1/PfpI family protein — MQIALVVFDRFTALEAVGPYEILSRTPDAETVFVAKEAGPVRSDNGALALIADKALDEVPRPDIVVVAGGPGQGALMEDERLLDWLRAVDATSTWTTSVCTGSLLLAAAGLLHGRRATSHWLALEQLKRFGAEPTGEWVVFDGKYVTAAGVSSGIDMALTLLGRVAGDDHAQAVQLATEYDPQPPYDAGSPQKAPARIVDALRSRSRFILT, encoded by the coding sequence ATGCAGATCGCCCTGGTCGTGTTCGACCGGTTCACCGCCCTCGAAGCCGTAGGCCCCTACGAGATCCTGTCCCGCACGCCGGACGCGGAGACCGTCTTCGTCGCCAAGGAGGCCGGACCCGTCCGCTCGGACAACGGAGCCCTCGCCCTCATCGCCGACAAGGCCCTGGACGAGGTGCCCAGGCCCGACATCGTGGTCGTGGCCGGCGGTCCCGGTCAGGGCGCGCTGATGGAGGACGAGCGACTGCTGGACTGGCTGCGCGCGGTCGACGCCACCAGCACCTGGACCACCTCCGTGTGCACGGGCTCCCTGCTGCTCGCCGCCGCCGGACTCCTCCACGGCCGCCGGGCGACCTCGCACTGGCTGGCGCTGGAGCAGCTGAAGCGGTTCGGCGCCGAACCGACGGGGGAGTGGGTCGTCTTCGACGGCAAGTACGTCACCGCGGCCGGCGTCTCCTCCGGCATCGACATGGCGCTCACCCTGCTCGGGCGCGTCGCGGGCGACGACCACGCCCAGGCCGTACAACTGGCCACGGAGTACGACCCTCAGCCGCCGTACGACGCCGGGTCGCCGCAGAAGGCGCCCGCGCGCATCGTCGACGCCCTCCGCTCGCGCAGCCGGTTCATCCTGACGTAG